A stretch of Mus musculus strain C57BL/6J chromosome 19, GRCm38.p6 C57BL/6J DNA encodes these proteins:
- the Hhex gene encoding hematopoietically-expressed homeobox protein Hhex gives MQFPHPGPAAAPAVGVPLYAPTPLLQPAHPTPFYIDDILGRGPAAPTPTPTLPSPNSSFTSLVSSYRTPVYEPTPVHPAFSHHPAAALAAAYGPSGFGGPLYPFPRTVNDYTHALLRHDPLGKPLLWSPFLQRPLHKRKGGQVRFSNDQTVELEKKFETQKYLSPPERKRLAKMLQLSERQVKTWFQNRRAKWRRLKQENPQSNKKDALDSLDTSCEQGQDLPSEQNKGASLDRSQCSPSPASQEDPDSEISEDSDQEVDIEGDKGYFNAG, from the exons ATGCAGTTCCCGCACCCGGGGCCCGCGGCTGCGCCCGCCGTGGGAGTCCCGCTGTATGCGCCCACGCCGCTGCTGCAGCCCGCTCACCCGACGCCCTTCTACATCGACGACATCTTGGGTCGCGGGCCCGCCGCCCCCACGCCCACTCCCACGCTGCCGTCCCCCAACTCCTCCTTCACCAGCCTCGTGTCCTCCTACCGGACCCCGGTGTACGAGCCCACGCCGGTCCACCCCGCCTTCTCGCACCACCCGGCCGCCGCGCTGGCCGCCGCCTACGGCCCCAGTGGCTTCGGAGGCCCTCTGTACCCGTTCCCGCGGACGGTGAACGACTACACGCACGCCCTACTCCGCCACGACCCCCTGG GCAAGCCCTTGCTCTGGAGCCCCTTCCTCCAGCGACCTCTGCACAAAAGGAAAGGCGGTCAAGTGAGGTTCTCCAACGACCAGACCGTCGAGCTGGAGAAGAAGTTCGAGACTCAGAAATACCTCTCCCCACCCGAGAGAAAGCGTCTGGCCAAGATGTTACAGCTCAGTGAGAGACAG gtCAAAACCTGGTTTCAGAATCGCCGAGCTAAATGGAGAAGACTGAAACAG GAGAATCCTCAAAGCAACAAAAAGGATGCGTTGGACAGTTTGGACACTTCCTGTGAGCAGGGTCAAGACTTGCCCAGTGAACAGAATAAAGGTGCCTCTTTGGATCGTTCGCAGTGTTCACCCTCCCCAGcctctcaggaagaccccgactCGGAGATCTCAGAGGATTCCGACCAGGAGGTGGACATCGAGGGGGATAAAGGCTACTTTAATGCTGGATGA